ATTGTGACACACGGAAGTGCCTGTTCTGCAGGATCGGACATCAGTTGCTCTCCCGAAATTAATTTGGAATTCTGTCCACTCATCCACCTAACCACTTCCTAATCACCTAGCCACTCAGGCACCTTTCCATCCTCACTCATTGGGAATATGGGGAATTTTGATTAATTTTGCACCCTCATCGTTCATTCTGTGTACTTTCTTATGCTATCAACCGACAAAAGAACCCGTATACACCTGCTTATGCAACAGGAAATAATTCCTTCCATCGGCTGCACCGAACCAGTCGCTGTGGCTCTTTGCACAGCTAAAGCGAGCAGCACCCTCGGAATAAAGGTTGAAAAGGTTGAGGCTTTCCTAAGCGCCAATGTGCTGAAAAATGCATTGGGAGTAGGAATCCCGGGGACAGGAATGACCGGTCTTCCTATCGCTATTGCGTTGGGAGCACTGATTGGCAAACCGGAAGAAGGGCTTGAGCTACTAAAACATGTAACATCAGAGGAAGTAGAGCAGGGCAAGTGCTTCATAAAAGAAGGTAGGATCGAAATCCGCCAGCAAACGGGTATCACCGATAAACTCTATATCAGGATCCGTTGCAGCGGGGGTGGTGAATCGGCTGTTACCGTCATATCGGGTAACCACAACTATTTTTCCTATATAGAAAAAAATGGTGAAGTGTTGCTCGACAGGTCAGCTTCCACAAGCAAAGAAGATCAAACTGAAAACAACCTGCCACTTAATTTCCGCACCGTCTACGAATATGCTGTAGAGTCGCCCCTAGAGGAACTCTCTTTCATACTGGAAGCTGCACAAATGAACAGGAAGGCATCAGTCGAAGCCATGCTCCACAACTACGGGCACAACGTCGCCGGGAGTCTGAAAAACAGGAATGGCCTTCACATTTTCGGTGATAACCTGCACACCCGCATGGTTATCTCCACGGCAGGCGCCTGTGATATGAGAATGGATGGGGGATTGATACCGGTAATGAGCAATTCCGGCAGTGGTAATCAAGGGATAGCTGCTACCATGCCTGTCCTTATCTACGCCGAGAATGAGTCGTGCAGCGACGAACAATTGATCCGCGCGTTGACGCTAAGCAGCCTGCTAATCATCTATATAAAGCAACAATTAGGCAGACTCTCCGCCCTGTGCGGTTGTGTGGTGGCTTCCACCGGATCGAGTTGCGGCATTACTTACCTGATGGGCGGGAATTATGAACAGATCGTGTATGCGGCCAAAAATATGATCGCAAATATCACAGGCATGATCTGCGACGGAGCCAAACCCGGTTGTGCCCTGAAAATCGCCAGCGGGGTATCGACCGCTGCCTTGTCGGCAGTGATAGCTATGGAGAATGAGGTGGTAACCTCACAGGAGGGGATCGTCGATGAAGATATCGACCGCACTATAGAGAATCTGGCACGCATTGGTAACAGTGGTATGCAGGAGACCGATAAGTTGGTGCTGGATATTATGACAAAGAAATAAGACGGAAGAAAAACCGTCAGGGTTATTATATCGAAAGAAAAATTTTGCAGTCAAAAAGAGAACAGGATTTTCAAACTAAGAAAATCAGTAAATTAGTATGGGACTATGCCCTTCCAGGTATTGTGGGGACGATGGTCACGGCAATGTATAACGTGATCGGACGTATCTTTATCGGGCAGGGAGTGGGTGCACTGGCTATTTCAGGCCTCGCCATCACATTCCCCGTGATGAACCTCACCGCCTCCCTCGGAATGTTGGTAGGGGCAGGCGGTGCAGCCCGTATTTCCATCAGCCTGGGAAAGCAGGACAAGCTGACCGCGGAGAAAATACTCGGCAATTCATTACTGATCACGGTCATACTCAACCTTGTCTTTATCACCCTTATCATGATTTACCTCGATCCTATCCTAAGGGCATTCGGAGCGAGCGACCTCACTATCCCCTATGCACGCGACTATCTGCAGATTGTCCTGTTGGGAAATGTATTTGTGAGCCTCTGTTACAACTTCAACGCGATGATGCGTTCCTCGGGTTATCCTAAAAAAGCAATGATTACCATGCTAATCGGTGCTATATTGAATATTATTCTGACGCCTGTCTTCCTCTATGTGTTCAATCTCGGGATAAAGGGGGTAGCCTGGGCTACGGTAATCTCTATGTTCATCGGTATGTTGTTCGTCATGGATCATTTTACCAGAGGAAACAACCTGATCCGTCTCCGCTGGAAGAATATAGGGTTCAACAAAAAGATTGTTGCCTCCATTCTCTCCATAGGGATATCCCCGTTCAGCATGCAGGTTGCCGCTTCCGGTGTGGCGGTGTTGCTGAACACCTCCCTCTTACGTTATGGAGGCGACATGGCTGTCGGTGCATATGGTATCATCAATACTGTCATCATGATTTTCGTGATGATTATCATGGGATTGAACCAGGGCACACAACCTATCATCGGTTACAACTACGGTGCCCGTAATTTTGTAAGGGTAAAGGAAACCCTCTACTATTCCCTGAAAGTGGCTACGATAATCACCACCTTGACATTTATTGTGGGGCAGTTCTTTCCACACCTTTTCGCCTCGGCTTTCACAACCGACCCGGAGCTGCTGTCGATCACCGAGAAAGGAATCAGGATCACTGTGGCCGCTTTCCCTCTTGTGGGTATACAGATTGTGGCATCCAGCTTTTTCCAGAGCCTGGGCTACG
This window of the Proteiniphilum saccharofermentans genome carries:
- a CDS encoding MATE family efflux transporter, translated to MQSKREQDFQTKKISKLVWDYALPGIVGTMVTAMYNVIGRIFIGQGVGALAISGLAITFPVMNLTASLGMLVGAGGAARISISLGKQDKLTAEKILGNSLLITVILNLVFITLIMIYLDPILRAFGASDLTIPYARDYLQIVLLGNVFVSLCYNFNAMMRSSGYPKKAMITMLIGAILNIILTPVFLYVFNLGIKGVAWATVISMFIGMLFVMDHFTRGNNLIRLRWKNIGFNKKIVASILSIGISPFSMQVAASGVAVLLNTSLLRYGGDMAVGAYGIINTVIMIFVMIIMGLNQGTQPIIGYNYGARNFVRVKETLYYSLKVATIITTLTFIVGQFFPHLFASAFTTDPELLSITEKGIRITVAAFPLVGIQIVASSFFQSLGYAAKSITQSLSRQLIFLVPFIIIFPRLWGLNGIWIAMPVADTLAAILSIYLLIIQLRLLNRMQEEDKQNLQGQPF
- a CDS encoding L-cysteine desulfidase family protein gives rise to the protein MLSTDKRTRIHLLMQQEIIPSIGCTEPVAVALCTAKASSTLGIKVEKVEAFLSANVLKNALGVGIPGTGMTGLPIAIALGALIGKPEEGLELLKHVTSEEVEQGKCFIKEGRIEIRQQTGITDKLYIRIRCSGGGESAVTVISGNHNYFSYIEKNGEVLLDRSASTSKEDQTENNLPLNFRTVYEYAVESPLEELSFILEAAQMNRKASVEAMLHNYGHNVAGSLKNRNGLHIFGDNLHTRMVISTAGACDMRMDGGLIPVMSNSGSGNQGIAATMPVLIYAENESCSDEQLIRALTLSSLLIIYIKQQLGRLSALCGCVVASTGSSCGITYLMGGNYEQIVYAAKNMIANITGMICDGAKPGCALKIASGVSTAALSAVIAMENEVVTSQEGIVDEDIDRTIENLARIGNSGMQETDKLVLDIMTKK